In Sodalis ligni, a single genomic region encodes these proteins:
- the tesB gene encoding acyl-CoA thioesterase II, whose amino-acid sequence MSHTLDQLLALMTLEKIEEGRFLGQSEDLGLKRVFGGQVVGQALFAARQTAPDGRILHSCHCYFLRPGDSNEPIMYQVTNLRDGNNFSARRVDAIQRGQTLFSMTASFQYPEEGFEHQDTMPQVASPEGLTSEQEIMARLGGNLPPLLRERLSGEQPFEVRPVLFHNPAKGRPEKPERYIWLRANGAMPADINSHQYLLGYISDFNFLPTALQPHGVGFLEPGMNIATIDHSIWFHRPFNLEDWLLYAIQSPSASGARGYVRGQFYSRDGRLIASATQEGVMRRTNEPG is encoded by the coding sequence ATGAGCCACACACTTGATCAGCTATTGGCGCTGATGACGTTGGAAAAAATTGAAGAAGGGCGCTTTCTCGGCCAAAGCGAAGACTTAGGGCTAAAGCGTGTTTTTGGCGGCCAGGTGGTCGGCCAGGCGCTGTTTGCCGCCCGGCAAACAGCGCCGGACGGACGCATTCTGCATTCTTGCCATTGTTATTTCCTGCGTCCCGGAGACAGCAATGAACCTATCATGTACCAGGTTACCAACCTGCGCGACGGCAATAATTTCAGCGCCCGCCGGGTAGACGCCATACAACGGGGCCAAACCCTCTTTTCCATGACCGCATCTTTCCAATATCCCGAAGAGGGATTTGAGCATCAAGACACCATGCCGCAGGTGGCGTCTCCCGAAGGATTAACATCGGAGCAGGAAATTATGGCCCGCCTGGGGGGGAATCTGCCGCCGCTGCTGCGGGAAAGATTATCCGGAGAGCAACCCTTCGAAGTCCGCCCGGTTCTATTTCATAACCCCGCCAAGGGCCGACCGGAAAAACCCGAGCGCTATATCTGGCTGCGCGCCAACGGCGCCATGCCGGCAGATATCAATAGCCACCAGTATTTACTGGGTTATATATCCGATTTCAATTTCCTGCCTACCGCCCTCCAACCCCACGGCGTGGGCTTTCTCGAACCGGGCATGAACATCGCCACCATTGATCACTCCATATGGTTTCATCGGCCGTTCAATCTCGAGGACTGGCTGTTATATGCCATACAAAGTCCCTCCGCCTCGGGAGCGCGCGGTTACGTGCGCGGGCAATTCTACAGCCGCGACGGGAGGCTTATCGCATCGGCAACCCAGGAAGGCGTCATGCGCCGCACCAATGAACCAGGTTAA
- a CDS encoding YbaY family lipoprotein, translating to MKLWQTIGGVVLLAALGGCTHGNREHQVATPAFKTPGTAEGADAIRQPAVTGTVWIRQRLALPPDAVLTVTLSDASLSDVPSTVISQRVIRTEGKQAPFSFVLPYNPTEIQPNARILLSAAITVNGRVALMTEQVKPVINNGGTKQDLVLVPATSIPLASRPIVPSTVPATSPTQVTPSSSIPAPNQL from the coding sequence ATGAAACTCTGGCAAACAATCGGCGGTGTCGTTTTATTGGCAGCGCTCGGCGGCTGTACTCACGGGAATAGAGAACATCAGGTGGCGACTCCCGCGTTTAAAACCCCCGGCACGGCGGAGGGGGCGGATGCCATAAGACAGCCAGCGGTGACAGGTACCGTATGGATTAGGCAACGTTTGGCATTGCCGCCTGATGCGGTGTTAACCGTGACCCTGTCAGATGCAAGTTTGTCCGATGTCCCTTCCACCGTCATATCGCAGCGTGTGATACGCACCGAAGGCAAACAGGCGCCGTTCAGCTTCGTGCTGCCCTATAATCCCACCGAAATCCAGCCCAACGCGCGCATTCTGCTGAGCGCGGCCATTACCGTCAACGGACGTGTGGCGCTGATGACCGAGCAGGTAAAACCTGTGATTAACAATGGCGGCACCAAGCAGGATTTGGTTCTCGTCCCCGCAACGTCAATACCTTTGGCAAGCCGGCCCATAGTCCCCTCGACAGTGCCCGCCACGTCGCCGACGCAGGTTACGCCTTCAAGCAGCATACCGGCGCCTAATCAACTTTAA
- a CDS encoding MGMT family protein, whose product MDEPTDSFRQRVFQIIAAIPAGSITTYGEVALLAGSPRAARQVGGILSRLPEGTALPWHRVLNRHGGISLPGEGFRRQKAALEAEGIEINNQGTVSLERYRWQW is encoded by the coding sequence ATGGATGAACCAACAGATTCCTTTCGTCAGCGCGTCTTCCAGATTATTGCCGCCATTCCGGCCGGCAGCATTACCACCTATGGCGAGGTAGCCCTGCTGGCCGGCTCGCCACGCGCCGCCAGGCAGGTTGGCGGTATCCTGAGCCGCCTGCCAGAAGGAACAGCCCTGCCCTGGCACCGTGTGCTCAATAGACATGGCGGTATTTCGCTGCCCGGAGAAGGCTTCCGCCGCCAAAAAGCGGCGCTGGAAGCCGAAGGAATAGAAATCAATAATCAGGGTACCGTCAGTCTTGAACGTTACCGCTGGCAGTGGTAA
- the hha gene encoding hemolysin expression modulator Hha, whose translation MRLRKCRTLETLERVIEKNKYELSDDELEIFNSAADHRLAELTMDKLYDKVPVSVWKYVR comes from the coding sequence ATGCGTCTACGCAAATGCAGAACCCTTGAGACATTGGAACGCGTGATTGAAAAGAACAAATACGAACTGTCCGACGATGAGCTTGAGATATTCAACTCCGCAGCGGACCATCGCCTGGCTGAGCTGACGATGGATAAGCTCTATGATAAAGTTCCGGTATCTGTCTGGAAGTATGTTCGATAA
- the tomB gene encoding Hha toxicity modulator TomB has protein sequence MDEYSPKRHDIAQLKFLCATLYDEGIASLGDSYHGWVNDPASAINLQMNELIDHIASYMVSFKLKYHNESDLTDHVESFLDDTFTLFSSSGINNLDVQRWRTSRSRLFGTFSETELCIS, from the coding sequence ATGGACGAGTATTCACCCAAAAGACATGATATTGCGCAACTAAAATTCCTTTGTGCTACTCTTTATGATGAAGGCATTGCAAGCCTCGGTGATAGTTACCATGGGTGGGTTAATGATCCCGCTTCCGCCATAAATCTGCAGATGAATGAATTAATTGATCATATTGCTTCTTATATGGTGAGCTTCAAGCTTAAATACCATAATGAAAGCGATCTCACCGATCATGTTGAATCTTTCCTGGACGATACGTTTACGCTATTCAGCAGCAGCGGTATCAACAACTTGGATGTTCAGAGATGGCGTACCAGCCGCTCCCGCTTATTCGGAACATTCTCAGAGACTGAGCTTTGTATTTCTTGA
- the ykgO gene encoding type B 50S ribosomal protein L36, giving the protein MQVLSSLRSAKTRHKDCKVVRRRGRIYVICKSNPRFKAVQGGSRKK; this is encoded by the coding sequence ATGCAGGTATTGAGTTCGTTACGTTCGGCGAAAACCCGCCACAAGGATTGCAAGGTAGTACGCCGTCGCGGCCGTATCTATGTTATCTGTAAATCCAATCCTCGCTTTAAAGCCGTCCAGGGTGGCAGCAGGAAAAAATAG
- a CDS encoding type B 50S ribosomal protein L31, protein MKPAIHPDYRTVVFHDTSADTYFKIGSTIKTDRTLELDGKTYPYVTVEVSSESHPYYTGKQRIVDKEGSTARFNQRFGRFSVKIRHKGRASPCRY, encoded by the coding sequence ATGAAACCTGCCATACATCCGGACTATCGCACCGTGGTATTCCATGACACCAGTGCTGATACCTATTTCAAAATCGGCTCCACCATAAAAACCGACCGCACCCTTGAACTGGACGGGAAAACCTATCCCTACGTGACGGTTGAGGTCTCATCCGAATCGCATCCGTACTACACGGGCAAACAGAGAATTGTGGATAAAGAGGGCAGCACGGCGCGCTTTAACCAACGTTTTGGTCGTTTTTCAGTAAAGATCCGTCATAAGGGAAGAGCCTCGCCATGCAGGTATTGA
- a CDS encoding efflux RND transporter permease subunit, translating to MAKFFIDRPIFAWVIAIIIMLGGALSILKLPIEQYPAIAPPAIQITATYPGADATTAQNTVTQVIEQNMNGIDHLLYMSSNSDSSGTVQITLTFDSGVNPDIAQVQTQNKLQLAMPLLPQEVQQQGVRIQKSSSSFLMVAGFISDDPTMTQQDISDYVGSHIQDPISRTQGVGNFQLFGSLYAMRVWMDPNKLNNYQLTPVDVINALTVQNSQIAAGQLGGMPAIQGQQLNASIIVQTQLTSVKEFGNILLKVNPDGSQVRLRDVAKIELGGQNYNVVAKFNGRPASGLGIQLATGANALDTAAAVKAELGELEKNFPAGLKVVYPYDTTPFVKISIQEVVKTLVEAIILVFLVMYLFLQNFRATLIPTIAVPVVLLGTFAILNAFGYSINTLTMFAMVLAIGLLVDDAIVVVENVERVMAEEGLSPKDATRKSMTQIQGALVGIALVLSAVFVPMAFFGGATGAIYRQFSITIVSAMILSVLVAMILTPALCSTLLKPIAKGDHGIDTGFFGWFNKRFSQSTHHYTDSIGHILNSTGRYLIIYLLIVVGMALLFIRLPTSFLPEEDQGVFLTMVQLPVGATQERTQNVLDQVAYHFMHDEKNNVNSVFTVSGFGFSGRGQNNGLAFASLKDWSERGGSDNKVPAILGRANAAFAKIKDGIALSFNLPAIIELGNATGFDFELIDNNGLGHEKLTEARNQLLGMVAQHPDLLAGVRPNGLEDTPQFKLDVDQEKAQALGVTLSDLNTTIGAALGSSYVNNFVDRGRVKQVYVQGDAPFRMLPTDIGNWFVRGSDGQMVPLSAVTTSHWQYGSPRLERYNGLPSMEIQGEAVPGRSTGEAMEMMEQLAAKLPAGISYSWTGMSYQERLSGNQAPALYAISLIVVFLCLAALYESWSIPFAVMLVVPLGVVGALIAASLRGLTNDVYFQVGLLTTIGLSAKNAILIVEFAKDLMDKEGKGLVEATLEAVRMRLRPILMTSLAFILGVLPLAISTGAGSGAQNAVGTGVMGGMITATLLAIFFVPVFFVVVRRRFGNRSENENHPDRPV from the coding sequence TTATGCTCGGGGGCGCTTTGTCGATCTTAAAGCTGCCTATTGAGCAATATCCTGCCATTGCGCCGCCGGCAATCCAGATCACCGCCACCTATCCTGGCGCCGATGCCACAACGGCACAAAATACCGTAACCCAGGTTATCGAACAGAACATGAACGGTATCGACCATCTGCTGTATATGTCGTCTAACAGCGACTCATCCGGTACGGTGCAGATTACCCTCACGTTCGATTCCGGCGTCAACCCGGATATCGCCCAGGTGCAGACGCAGAACAAACTGCAGCTGGCGATGCCGCTGTTGCCGCAGGAAGTACAGCAGCAAGGGGTGAGAATCCAGAAATCCAGCTCCAGCTTTTTGATGGTGGCAGGGTTTATCAGCGATGACCCCACCATGACGCAGCAGGATATCTCGGATTATGTGGGGTCGCATATCCAGGACCCCATCAGCCGAACCCAAGGCGTAGGGAATTTCCAGTTGTTCGGTTCGTTGTACGCCATGCGCGTGTGGATGGACCCGAATAAACTGAATAATTACCAGCTGACCCCGGTGGATGTCATCAATGCGCTGACGGTACAGAATAGCCAGATCGCCGCCGGCCAGTTGGGTGGAATGCCGGCCATCCAGGGCCAGCAGTTGAACGCCTCCATCATCGTGCAGACCCAGCTCACCAGCGTCAAGGAATTCGGCAACATCCTGCTGAAAGTGAATCCCGACGGTTCCCAGGTGCGTTTGCGGGATGTGGCGAAGATAGAGCTGGGCGGGCAAAACTATAACGTTGTCGCGAAATTCAACGGTCGTCCGGCTTCCGGTCTGGGTATACAGCTGGCCACCGGCGCCAATGCCCTGGATACCGCCGCGGCGGTAAAAGCCGAACTGGGAGAGCTTGAAAAGAACTTCCCCGCCGGATTGAAGGTGGTCTATCCCTACGATACCACGCCGTTCGTGAAAATCTCCATTCAGGAAGTGGTCAAGACCCTGGTGGAAGCGATCATCCTGGTATTCCTGGTGATGTATCTTTTCCTGCAAAACTTCCGCGCGACCCTCATCCCCACCATCGCGGTGCCGGTGGTGTTGTTGGGGACCTTTGCCATTTTGAATGCCTTCGGATACTCCATCAATACCCTGACCATGTTCGCGATGGTGCTGGCCATCGGGTTATTGGTGGACGACGCCATCGTGGTGGTGGAGAACGTCGAGCGTGTGATGGCTGAAGAGGGCCTGAGCCCCAAGGACGCCACCCGCAAGTCCATGACGCAAATCCAGGGCGCCCTGGTGGGCATCGCACTCGTGCTGTCGGCGGTATTCGTACCCATGGCATTTTTCGGCGGCGCCACCGGCGCCATCTACCGTCAGTTCTCCATCACTATCGTTTCCGCCATGATCTTGTCGGTGCTGGTGGCGATGATTCTGACGCCGGCCCTGTGCTCCACGCTGTTGAAGCCGATAGCAAAAGGCGATCACGGCATCGATACCGGTTTCTTCGGCTGGTTCAATAAAAGATTCAGTCAAAGCACCCATCACTATACCGACAGTATCGGCCATATCCTCAACAGTACCGGCCGCTATCTGATTATCTACCTGTTGATAGTGGTGGGCATGGCCCTGCTGTTTATCCGTCTGCCCACGTCGTTTCTGCCCGAGGAAGATCAGGGGGTGTTCCTGACCATGGTGCAGTTGCCGGTGGGGGCGACCCAGGAGCGCACGCAGAATGTGCTCGACCAGGTTGCCTATCACTTTATGCACGACGAGAAAAACAACGTCAATTCGGTATTTACCGTCAGCGGCTTTGGTTTCTCCGGCCGTGGACAAAACAACGGCCTGGCGTTTGCCAGCCTCAAGGACTGGAGCGAGCGCGGCGGCAGCGACAATAAGGTTCCGGCCATACTCGGCCGCGCCAATGCCGCTTTCGCCAAAATCAAGGACGGTATCGCGCTCTCGTTCAACCTGCCGGCGATCATCGAACTGGGTAACGCCACTGGTTTCGATTTCGAATTGATCGATAACAACGGTCTGGGCCACGAGAAGCTGACCGAAGCGCGCAACCAGTTGTTGGGCATGGTCGCCCAGCATCCGGATCTGCTGGCGGGGGTCCGGCCCAACGGACTGGAAGATACGCCGCAGTTCAAGCTTGACGTGGATCAGGAAAAAGCGCAGGCGCTGGGAGTAACACTCTCGGATCTGAATACCACCATCGGCGCGGCGCTAGGCAGTAGCTACGTCAACAACTTCGTTGACCGCGGCCGTGTCAAACAGGTCTATGTCCAGGGCGATGCTCCGTTCCGTATGTTGCCGACGGATATCGGTAATTGGTTCGTACGCGGTTCCGATGGCCAGATGGTGCCGTTGTCGGCGGTGACCACCAGTCATTGGCAATACGGTTCGCCGCGTCTGGAACGCTACAACGGCCTGCCCTCGATGGAAATACAGGGGGAAGCGGTACCGGGTAGAAGTACCGGTGAAGCCATGGAGATGATGGAACAATTAGCGGCAAAACTGCCTGCCGGCATAAGCTACAGCTGGACCGGCATGTCCTATCAGGAACGCCTGTCCGGTAATCAGGCGCCGGCGCTGTACGCTATTTCATTGATTGTGGTATTCCTCTGCCTGGCGGCATTGTATGAAAGCTGGTCAATTCCGTTCGCGGTCATGCTGGTGGTTCCCCTTGGGGTGGTGGGCGCGTTGATAGCCGCCTCCCTGCGCGGGCTGACCAACGACGTGTACTTCCAGGTGGGCCTGCTGACGACCATCGGCCTGTCGGCGAAGAACGCTATCCTTATCGTGGAATTCGCCAAGGATTTGATGGATAAAGAAGGCAAAGGATTGGTGGAGGCGACATTGGAGGCGGTGCGTATGCGGCTACGCCCGATTCTGATGACGTCCCTGGCCTTTATCCTCGGCGTATTGCCGCTGGCCATCAGTACCGGTGCCGGTTCGGGCGCGCAAAACGCGGTGGGTACCGGCGTTATGGGCGGGATGATCACCGCTACCCTGCTGGCGATCTTCTTTGTACCGGTGTTCTTTGTGGTGGTTCGCCGCCGCTTTGGCAACCGGTCCGAAAATGAAAACCATCCTGATCGGCCGGTGTAG